Proteins co-encoded in one Leptospira levettii genomic window:
- a CDS encoding AsmA family protein, whose translation MKKIGYGIVGFFASILLIIIIAFVFAGSIITPSFLVKQIESSLNVRAHVEKVNINLFNVLSGIEIEGIVLAPRDEVANKGVPLEERKSKPKGTIQLGKVDVKISFLALLTKTVKVNKLVLKQPDIALTMYEDGGNNLTSLFKTPKIVNGEKNPALSPEAIAEKKAEQEQEAKEKANEPPSGPFSIKDIPIAIQMSLVGIQEGNIQVNMRKTGQQILVQKLDLELKDIDIDGSDLASHNSLKVNFDTDVTIIGKNKKEAAKFLLETGGKVTPFVEKTGLVNPKVIYEVTMKEDSFLSGFAAFDAIAGELPTLNQAGLKLDKLKEKAELKKDVSFQVEYSNGKVTFLDEPTFPTKNYDLQITKGSYIVTTTNYHEMRMGMLYDEAESKKSLASVDEKIKQATKGQGDPKELRNKIVGNLVKDERLFIPFRTYGDIRNPNVELGVGIGTLTDLIGGAVKEVIKGKAGDALKKIPGAGNALKGLGF comes from the coding sequence ATGAAAAAAATAGGTTATGGAATTGTTGGGTTTTTTGCCTCAATTCTTTTAATCATTATCATCGCATTTGTATTTGCAGGAAGTATCATCACTCCGAGCTTTCTAGTCAAACAAATAGAATCTTCCTTAAATGTCAGAGCACATGTTGAAAAAGTAAATATCAATCTCTTCAATGTTCTTTCAGGAATCGAAATTGAAGGTATCGTCCTTGCCCCAAGGGATGAAGTAGCAAACAAAGGGGTTCCTCTGGAAGAAAGAAAATCGAAACCAAAAGGTACAATCCAACTTGGCAAGGTAGATGTAAAAATTTCCTTCTTAGCTCTTTTAACAAAAACCGTTAAGGTCAACAAACTCGTCTTAAAACAACCAGATATCGCTCTTACCATGTATGAAGATGGTGGCAATAATTTAACTTCACTTTTCAAAACTCCCAAAATTGTGAATGGCGAAAAAAATCCTGCTCTCTCACCAGAAGCAATAGCTGAGAAAAAAGCAGAACAAGAACAAGAGGCAAAAGAAAAAGCAAACGAACCACCTTCTGGTCCTTTTTCGATCAAAGACATTCCGATTGCGATTCAAATGAGTCTTGTTGGAATCCAAGAAGGGAATATCCAAGTGAACATGCGTAAAACTGGCCAACAAATCCTAGTCCAAAAATTGGATTTGGAATTAAAAGACATTGATATTGATGGCAGTGATTTAGCTTCGCATAACAGTCTAAAGGTCAATTTTGATACTGATGTCACAATCATTGGTAAAAACAAAAAAGAAGCTGCAAAGTTTTTATTAGAAACTGGCGGAAAGGTAACTCCATTCGTGGAAAAAACTGGTTTAGTGAATCCAAAGGTAATTTACGAAGTTACAATGAAAGAAGATTCATTTTTATCAGGATTTGCTGCCTTTGATGCGATTGCTGGTGAACTTCCTACCCTAAACCAAGCTGGTCTCAAACTAGACAAATTAAAAGAAAAAGCAGAACTTAAAAAAGATGTAAGTTTCCAAGTAGAGTATAGCAACGGAAAGGTGACTTTCCTTGACGAACCGACTTTCCCAACGAAAAATTATGACCTTCAGATCACAAAAGGATCTTATATCGTTACCACCACCAACTACCATGAAATGAGAATGGGGATGTTATACGATGAAGCTGAATCCAAAAAATCCTTAGCATCTGTAGATGAAAAAATCAAACAAGCGACCAAAGGACAAGGGGATCCAAAAGAACTTCGGAATAAAATCGTAGGGAATTTGGTGAAGGATGAACGTTTGTTTATCCCTTTTCGGACATATGGAGACATTCGAAATCCAAATGTAGAACTTGGAGTTGGAATCGGAACTCTAACGGACCTCATTGGTGGTGCAGTCAAAGAAGTGATTAAGGGAAAAGCGGGAGATGCATTAAAAAAGATTCCTGGTGCAGGCAATGCGTTAAAAGGATTGGGATTTTAG
- a CDS encoding GAF domain-containing SpoIIE family protein phosphatase: protein MVDFKVSKRMLVNFRGQNKVVGGLTDKDKIAILLYISKEFANLDREDQLFSKVILICQEIFESDNTTLRLWDGEFLVPVKFVKETEPPRRNLKMGEGYSGTVFETKEPILVNDLSRSAHYFDEGEKTKSVMCVPIMQKEEILGTLAVESERENFYIIDDLEILEALTSQLALALYGVRLIEGLVTARAREAAILNQLEWDLKMGRNVQSQILPQDLSAWNGIYFASHYEPMAEVSGDLVDIVRQGHSLTAINIDVSGHGIPAALVTMAIHHQFRRSVMAGLGLTEIMEELGEKLREQLPESTYFTAFMVRIFSDYTFGYVNAGHQRMLHYKASDDTFIQYDTKGVPLGILPVRKIDYEEKQGKLEPGDFLLLISDGFSEQRNHLKDEVGVERIQTWLHDEREKLVIEGRGKVDLKKLASSFIKRFRTYQGEVPNGDDLSFLFLYCGDSIPEASHYIQLAKQSNSKMKMEEAYAQALKAFSIDSSLKEILVFLGKMYYRDGKYTEAIRYLEEYLRTSGDNTAASHFMMGRAYYKAGMISEAKRALKMALSSDHSFAKASILLAQCYLKENAKPKAIKVLQQGVKNTPQNLELKTSLLRLESHTQKVS from the coding sequence ATGGTTGATTTCAAAGTTTCCAAACGAATGCTCGTCAACTTCCGCGGTCAGAACAAAGTTGTGGGAGGGTTAACAGATAAAGATAAAATTGCAATCCTCCTTTATATCTCCAAAGAATTTGCCAATTTAGATAGAGAAGACCAACTCTTTTCCAAGGTCATCCTGATATGCCAGGAAATATTTGAGTCGGACAACACCACACTCAGGTTATGGGATGGTGAGTTCTTAGTCCCAGTAAAATTTGTCAAAGAAACAGAACCACCTCGTAGGAATTTAAAAATGGGTGAGGGTTACTCGGGGACAGTCTTTGAAACCAAAGAACCAATCCTTGTGAACGATTTGTCCCGTTCTGCTCATTATTTTGATGAAGGGGAAAAAACAAAATCGGTGATGTGTGTCCCTATCATGCAAAAGGAAGAAATCCTTGGAACACTCGCAGTGGAGAGTGAAAGGGAAAATTTTTATATCATTGATGATTTGGAAATTCTCGAAGCATTAACATCACAATTGGCACTAGCTCTCTATGGAGTGCGACTCATTGAAGGACTTGTTACGGCAAGGGCAAGAGAAGCTGCCATCCTAAACCAATTAGAATGGGATTTGAAAATGGGACGAAATGTCCAAAGCCAAATCCTACCCCAAGACTTAAGTGCTTGGAATGGTATTTATTTTGCAAGCCATTACGAACCGATGGCAGAAGTCAGTGGTGATTTGGTCGACATTGTAAGGCAAGGCCATTCACTCACTGCCATTAACATTGATGTATCAGGTCATGGAATTCCTGCAGCACTCGTCACAATGGCCATCCACCACCAGTTCCGTCGTTCTGTGATGGCAGGACTAGGTCTCACTGAAATCATGGAGGAGTTAGGTGAAAAATTACGGGAACAACTCCCTGAATCTACTTACTTTACTGCCTTCATGGTACGTATTTTTAGTGATTATACTTTTGGTTATGTGAATGCAGGCCACCAACGGATGTTACATTACAAAGCATCCGATGATACTTTCATTCAATATGATACAAAAGGAGTTCCTCTTGGAATATTGCCAGTCCGAAAAATCGATTACGAGGAAAAACAAGGAAAACTCGAACCTGGTGATTTTTTACTTTTGATCTCAGATGGATTCAGTGAACAACGAAACCATTTAAAAGATGAAGTAGGTGTGGAGAGAATCCAAACTTGGTTACATGACGAAAGAGAAAAACTAGTTATAGAGGGAAGAGGGAAAGTCGATCTGAAAAAGTTAGCATCCTCTTTTATCAAACGGTTCCGTACTTACCAAGGAGAAGTTCCGAATGGTGACGACTTAAGTTTTCTCTTTCTGTATTGTGGTGATTCCATCCCTGAAGCATCTCATTACATCCAATTAGCAAAACAATCCAATTCTAAAATGAAAATGGAAGAAGCGTATGCACAAGCGCTTAAAGCCTTTAGTATTGATTCTTCCTTAAAAGAGATATTGGTATTTCTTGGGAAAATGTATTACAGAGATGGAAAGTATACGGAAGCAATTCGTTACTTAGAAGAGTATTTGCGAACTTCTGGTGATAATACAGCTGCTTCTCATTTTATGATGGGCAGAGCTTATTATAAAGCAGGTATGATTTCGGAAGCAAAACGGGCATTAAAGATGGCACTTTCCAGTGACCATAGTTTTGCGAAAGCAAGTATCTTACTTGCGCAGTGTTATTTAAAAGAAAATGCGAAACCAAAAGCGATTAAGGTATTACAACAAGGCGTAAAAAACACACCTCAAAATCTGGAATTAAAAACTTCTCTTTTGAGATTAGAATCACATACCCAAAAGGTCAGTTAA
- a CDS encoding ammonium transporter: protein MRYFGVYFSLIGLLLASNVFAETLVTPEKESFESLAKEMAEIKTSLAETKLALETTKQEANWVWTCIAAFLVFFMQAGFAYVEAGFTRAKNAVNILMKNFSDLTVGAIAYWLIGFSIMFGPQIVSGFGIGLPSFAESLINAEDGSMDPSKYTFFIFQIVFAATAATIVSGAMAERTKFSAYLIFSVVITAFIYPVFGSFAWGSLLGISTGFLESLGLGGGEGVGFHDFAGSTVVHSIGAWAGLAGAIVVGPRMGKFQSDGRVYPILGHNMSMAALGVFILWFGWFGFNPGSTTSIEGGSFAKIAVVTHMAACAGAISAMVLTWYLFKKPEIGLTLNGGLAGLVAITAPCDNVSIFGAVLIGLVAGVLVIISVLFLDKQRIDDPVGAVSVHGVCGAWGTMAYGLFSLDTGLFYGAGFAQFAAQAIGVVTAFFWAFPVSLLVFYLIKKTVGLRVSEEEELLGLDILEHGNEAYPVSK, encoded by the coding sequence ATGAGATATTTCGGAGTTTATTTTAGTTTAATAGGATTACTTTTGGCAAGTAATGTATTTGCGGAAACGCTTGTTACTCCAGAAAAAGAAAGTTTTGAATCACTCGCCAAAGAAATGGCAGAGATCAAAACCTCACTTGCAGAAACAAAACTTGCTTTGGAAACCACAAAACAAGAAGCAAATTGGGTGTGGACTTGTATTGCTGCCTTCCTTGTATTTTTTATGCAAGCTGGTTTTGCCTATGTGGAAGCGGGATTCACTCGAGCTAAAAATGCAGTAAACATTCTAATGAAAAACTTTTCCGACCTTACGGTGGGAGCTATTGCCTATTGGCTCATTGGATTTTCGATTATGTTTGGTCCTCAAATTGTGAGTGGATTTGGAATTGGACTTCCGTCATTTGCTGAATCTCTCATCAATGCAGAAGATGGAAGTATGGATCCTTCCAAGTATACATTTTTTATCTTCCAGATCGTTTTTGCTGCTACAGCTGCAACGATTGTTTCCGGTGCAATGGCAGAACGAACTAAATTCTCCGCATATCTGATCTTCTCTGTGGTGATCACTGCTTTCATCTATCCTGTGTTTGGTTCATTTGCTTGGGGGAGTTTACTTGGGATCTCAACTGGTTTTCTTGAATCTTTAGGACTTGGTGGTGGAGAAGGCGTTGGCTTCCATGATTTTGCTGGTTCAACAGTGGTTCATAGCATCGGTGCTTGGGCAGGGCTTGCAGGTGCGATTGTAGTTGGACCTCGTATGGGTAAATTCCAATCCGATGGACGAGTGTATCCAATTCTTGGTCATAATATGTCGATGGCAGCACTAGGTGTATTTATTTTATGGTTTGGTTGGTTTGGATTTAACCCTGGTTCGACGACTTCGATCGAGGGAGGAAGTTTTGCTAAAATAGCTGTTGTCACTCATATGGCTGCTTGTGCCGGTGCGATTAGTGCGATGGTTCTCACTTGGTATTTGTTCAAAAAACCAGAAATTGGTCTCACTCTCAATGGTGGTCTTGCAGGCCTTGTTGCGATCACGGCACCTTGTGACAATGTCAGTATCTTCGGTGCCGTTCTCATTGGACTTGTGGCAGGAGTCCTTGTCATCATCTCCGTTCTCTTTTTAGACAAACAAAGGATTGATGACCCTGTGGGTGCAGTTTCTGTTCATGGTGTTTGTGGTGCATGGGGGACTATGGCTTACGGTCTTTTTAGCCTTGATACAGGCCTCTTTTATGGTGCAGGTTTTGCCCAATTCGCGGCACAGGCCATTGGTGTTGTGACAGCATTTTTCTGGGCATTTCCCGTGAGCCTATTGGTATTTTATTTGATCAAAAAAACTGTTGGCCTTCGGGTTTCGGAAGAAGAAGAATTATTAGGATTAGATATTTTGGAACACGGAAACGAAGCTTATCCCGTTTCGAAATAG
- a CDS encoding LIC11874 family lipoprotein yields the protein MFRFFLFLLLFCYGCFEYEETILFRKMSSGTVEISYTVPLKKDSNESLIKFLPTSKEEILTSVKKKSNNNLQVRDFTFRELEKSETTDMYFKRKGKVSYKLDFEDPVHLEGVLIGTFSIKQKPRSLTVKRDFPNLTDNAILDSSAGEKKIISETSRLLREGKIQFKVLFPKDSECSSNRGFIGLGNLVYQIPLQETLENPDTKTWEYKIRFF from the coding sequence GTGTTTCGTTTTTTTCTATTTTTACTCCTTTTTTGTTATGGTTGTTTTGAATACGAGGAGACCATTCTCTTTCGTAAAATGAGTTCTGGAACGGTTGAAATTTCCTATACCGTTCCACTCAAAAAAGATTCCAACGAATCTCTAATAAAATTTTTGCCTACTTCGAAAGAAGAAATACTAACGTCTGTTAAAAAGAAATCAAATAACAATTTGCAAGTAAGAGATTTTACCTTTCGAGAATTAGAAAAATCAGAAACAACTGATATGTATTTCAAACGAAAAGGAAAGGTTTCCTATAAATTGGATTTTGAAGATCCAGTTCACCTAGAGGGTGTTCTCATCGGTACATTTTCGATCAAACAAAAACCAAGATCTTTGACTGTCAAAAGAGACTTCCCCAATCTTACGGACAATGCTATTCTTGATTCCAGTGCTGGAGAGAAAAAAATCATTTCGGAAACCTCACGTTTGTTAAGGGAAGGTAAGATCCAATTCAAAGTTCTGTTTCCGAAAGATTCTGAATGTAGTTCCAATCGTGGTTTTATTGGACTTGGTAATTTGGTCTACCAAATCCCATTACAAGAGACTTTAGAAAATCCAGATACAAAAACCTGGGAATACAAAATCCGGTTTTTTTAA
- a CDS encoding menaquinone biosynthetic enzyme MqnA/MqnD family protein, which produces MKIGIVKHLNARPLTLYFEKSPEFTPVYENPSVLIELLKQGELDCALVSSIECERNKDKFDYTKIVGVCARDVVRSVLFFQNQTEPGIPNIVYTDKGSRSSVCLLQCLFHLEYGKKIEVVPTDAREISKMMDSGIGSHLLFGDHALLQTPIDGNRAIDLAEWWNRITGLYFCFAFWAYPKGKEWDNQIFLKALEYGLKELPTIISEEKRLPIAITERYLKQELHYIPEKKNLDGFALFIQTARSLGLL; this is translated from the coding sequence TTGAAGATTGGTATCGTAAAACACCTAAATGCACGCCCACTTACCCTCTATTTTGAAAAGTCCCCTGAATTTACCCCCGTGTATGAGAACCCAAGTGTCCTCATCGAACTATTAAAACAGGGAGAACTCGACTGTGCGCTAGTTTCTTCCATCGAATGTGAACGAAACAAAGACAAATTTGATTATACAAAGATTGTAGGAGTTTGTGCTCGTGACGTCGTGCGTTCTGTTTTATTCTTCCAAAATCAAACAGAACCAGGGATTCCCAATATTGTTTACACAGACAAAGGTTCAAGGTCCAGTGTTTGTTTATTACAATGTTTATTCCATTTGGAATATGGGAAAAAAATCGAAGTAGTTCCCACTGATGCTCGTGAAATTTCCAAAATGATGGATTCAGGGATTGGTTCTCATTTATTATTTGGAGACCATGCTCTTTTACAAACCCCTATCGATGGAAACCGCGCCATTGACCTAGCCGAGTGGTGGAATCGAATCACGGGACTTTATTTTTGTTTTGCGTTTTGGGCTTATCCAAAAGGAAAAGAATGGGACAACCAAATCTTTTTGAAAGCACTCGAGTATGGACTCAAAGAACTTCCAACCATCATCAGCGAAGAAAAACGACTTCCTATTGCCATAACTGAGCGTTATCTCAAACAAGAGTTACACTATATTCCCGAGAAAAAAAATTTAGATGGTTTTGCCTTATTCATCCAAACCGCCAGGAGTTTGGGACTACTCTAA
- a CDS encoding CheR family methyltransferase, with the protein MDFRTSLNTIGDAEFEFIKNLVYKQAGIFLAPHKKIMVQSRLNARLRTLEIQSFEDYVAKLKMDQNFATQEMQELINRITTNKTDFFRENHHFEFLKNDYFPQLEKEAQETGASKNLRIWCSASSTGEEPYSIAITVYDYFQNKPGWNCKIYASDIDTQVLTTAKKGVYRDDRLEPVSETLKKKHFNQFTEKDHVFYEVKPHLKALVDFRQINLLHFPFPITDKLDLIFCRNVVIYFDKPTQKTLFQNFEVSLKPKGYLILGHSETMFGISDQFKFLGHTIYQKKQ; encoded by the coding sequence TTGGACTTTCGAACATCTTTAAACACAATCGGTGATGCCGAGTTTGAATTCATCAAAAATTTAGTGTACAAACAAGCAGGAATTTTCCTTGCTCCGCACAAAAAAATCATGGTGCAGTCTAGACTCAACGCAAGGTTACGTACACTTGAGATCCAAAGTTTTGAGGATTATGTGGCGAAACTCAAAATGGATCAAAATTTTGCGACCCAGGAAATGCAAGAACTCATCAATCGCATAACAACGAATAAAACAGATTTTTTTCGTGAAAACCACCATTTTGAATTTTTAAAAAACGATTATTTCCCTCAGTTGGAAAAAGAAGCCCAAGAAACAGGGGCTTCAAAAAATTTGCGCATCTGGTGTTCTGCATCTTCCACAGGAGAGGAACCTTATTCGATCGCAATCACAGTGTATGATTATTTCCAAAACAAACCAGGTTGGAATTGTAAAATTTATGCATCCGATATTGACACCCAAGTACTCACCACTGCCAAAAAAGGTGTCTACCGGGATGATCGATTGGAACCTGTCTCTGAAACATTGAAGAAAAAACACTTCAACCAATTCACCGAAAAAGACCATGTGTTTTATGAAGTAAAACCTCACTTGAAGGCGCTCGTTGACTTCCGTCAAATTAACCTTCTGCATTTTCCTTTTCCGATCACGGACAAACTTGACTTGATCTTCTGTCGGAATGTAGTCATTTATTTTGACAAGCCGACACAAAAAACTTTGTTCCAAAATTTTGAAGTGAGTTTGAAACCGAAGGGGTATTTGATTTTAGGCCATTCAGAAACAATGTTTGGAATCTCTGACCAATTCAAATTTCTTGGCCATACGATTTACCAGAAAAAACAGTGA
- a CDS encoding HIT family protein, translated as MSSYEEHSLRKNLFSVGKLGYAKGDRPNVECILCGVRDKNEIVPNLTIAETELSIVSINLFPYNPGHIIIFPKRHIISYLELTSEEALDIHILTQKTMRILEKQWKVQGFNTGYNLGKNSGGSIPHIHEHIVPRFPNEAGFLDVLSNTRIVIYEPYQMWEDLKTLWSKEEG; from the coding sequence ATGAGTTCCTATGAAGAACATTCTTTACGAAAAAACCTCTTTAGTGTCGGCAAATTGGGTTATGCCAAAGGGGACAGACCCAATGTGGAATGTATCCTTTGTGGTGTCAGAGACAAAAACGAAATCGTTCCCAACTTAACCATTGCGGAAACAGAACTTTCCATCGTATCCATCAATTTATTTCCCTACAATCCTGGCCATATCATCATTTTCCCAAAACGCCACATCATCAGTTATTTGGAATTGACTAGTGAAGAAGCATTGGACATCCACATCCTCACCCAAAAAACAATGAGGATCTTAGAAAAACAATGGAAGGTACAAGGTTTTAACACAGGGTACAACCTAGGAAAAAACAGTGGTGGTTCCATCCCACACATCCATGAGCACATTGTACCTAGGTTTCCGAATGAAGCAGGATTTTTAGATGTTCTTTCCAATACAAGGATTGTCATCTATGAACCCTACCAAATGTGGGAAGACCTAAAGACTCTTTGGTCGAAAGAAGAAGGGTAA
- the rsmH gene encoding 16S rRNA (cytosine(1402)-N(4))-methyltransferase RsmH: MLESPHIPVLPIEVISLLQQAQNPNPMWFLDGTAGEGGHSKLILKTFPEAKLILIDRDAVMLERAKKEIQKEIGSLDRVHAFQMNFSEVDRTLLEEVGCSGLDGALVDLGVSLFHFLHSGRGFTFKNEEPLDMRLEPQVGQKTAADVVNYSSVLHLKKVFWEYGEERWALKIANNIVQSRHKKKFETNTDLVKLVEASIPRKFWPKESHPATRIFQALRIEVNEELIHAEKGIRSLANCLQIGGVLTCISFHSLEDRIVKWTFRDLKATNEFEILTKKPILPTYQEIKENRASRSAKLRGLRKIEPIKESRWEK, encoded by the coding sequence GTGTTAGAATCTCCCCACATACCAGTCCTACCGATCGAAGTTATTTCCTTATTACAACAGGCACAAAATCCAAACCCAATGTGGTTTTTGGATGGGACTGCTGGAGAGGGTGGCCATTCCAAACTGATCTTAAAAACCTTCCCTGAAGCAAAACTCATCCTGATCGACCGTGATGCCGTTATGTTAGAACGGGCAAAAAAAGAAATCCAAAAGGAAATTGGTTCACTAGACAGGGTACATGCCTTTCAAATGAACTTTTCAGAAGTGGACCGCACTTTACTCGAGGAAGTTGGTTGTTCGGGTCTTGATGGAGCCCTTGTGGATTTAGGAGTTTCACTTTTCCATTTTCTGCATTCAGGACGTGGTTTTACCTTTAAAAACGAGGAACCATTGGATATGCGCCTGGAACCTCAAGTAGGTCAAAAAACAGCTGCCGATGTTGTGAATTATAGTTCGGTCTTACATTTAAAAAAAGTATTTTGGGAATACGGGGAAGAACGTTGGGCATTAAAAATTGCAAATAACATCGTACAGTCGAGACACAAAAAAAAATTCGAAACCAACACTGATCTTGTGAAACTCGTCGAAGCTTCCATCCCAAGAAAATTTTGGCCTAAGGAATCACATCCTGCGACTCGTATTTTCCAGGCACTTCGCATTGAAGTGAATGAAGAATTAATCCATGCTGAAAAGGGAATTCGTTCACTTGCAAACTGCCTACAAATTGGGGGAGTTCTCACATGTATTTCTTTCCATTCTTTGGAAGACAGAATTGTCAAATGGACATTCCGGGACTTAAAAGCGACAAACGAATTCGAAATCCTTACCAAAAAACCGATCTTACCGACTTACCAGGAAATCAAAGAAAACAGAGCCTCTCGGTCAGCAAAATTAAGAGGTCTTCGAAAAATTGAACCGATAAAAGAAAGTAGATGGGAAAAATGA
- a CDS encoding UDP-N-acetylmuramoyl-L-alanyl-D-glutamate--2,6-diaminopimelate ligase: MKLIDILKKIPEIKLIKGESEVLIHYVWADSRKLTPSDIFVLPMGSDDVLESYLQMAHKLGCQVVLVSKRNLKLKSLSLFSTLLESDEPLGDLHGKLASLLLGYPSKKLKIIGITGTNGKTSLTFILFHIAKKLGKKVALIGTVQIQILDRILESGYTTPDASSLNLLLKEMVEEGVEYVFMEMSSHGLKLGRVSGLEITCAGFTNLTQDHLDFHESMDDYFESKFKIFQLLEQSSVKNKFGLVAGDVSFGDKMIQRIRESNLKSPIYILGKSGEFHYSNTKLSLLGSEYRFHKKEKNLPFIEVRTVHTNLLGNFNVFNTAFAMSIAYELGFPWDDVVKAVETIPTVPGRFHVVPFPDKSRIAVVDYAHTPDALENILKSCVEIRPKQLICLFGCGGDRDRTKRPQMAKIAETLADYVILTSDNPRTENPEMILDEIEAGFSRGFKRYEKITDRSLAIKRAVSFLEKDGILVVAGKGHETYQILGKEKIKFVDFEEIESAFLNLNT, from the coding sequence ATGAAACTCATTGATATCCTAAAAAAAATTCCAGAGATTAAACTCATTAAAGGAGAGAGTGAAGTTTTAATTCACTATGTTTGGGCTGATAGTCGCAAACTGACTCCGAGTGATATTTTTGTCCTTCCTATGGGAAGTGATGATGTATTAGAATCTTATTTACAAATGGCTCACAAGTTGGGTTGCCAAGTGGTTTTGGTTTCCAAACGAAATTTAAAATTAAAGAGTCTTAGTTTATTTTCCACTCTACTGGAATCAGATGAGCCGTTAGGTGATCTACATGGAAAATTAGCATCCTTACTCTTGGGATATCCTTCCAAAAAATTAAAAATCATTGGGATTACTGGTACAAATGGAAAAACTTCCTTAACCTTCATTTTGTTCCATATTGCAAAAAAATTAGGTAAAAAAGTTGCTCTTATTGGTACAGTCCAAATCCAAATTTTAGATCGTATTTTAGAATCTGGTTATACCACACCGGATGCTTCTTCCCTTAATTTATTACTCAAAGAGATGGTAGAAGAAGGTGTGGAATATGTATTCATGGAAATGAGTAGCCATGGATTAAAATTGGGAAGGGTTTCTGGTCTTGAAATTACTTGTGCTGGATTTACGAATTTAACTCAGGATCATTTAGACTTCCATGAAAGTATGGATGATTATTTTGAAAGTAAATTTAAAATCTTTCAATTACTCGAACAGTCATCGGTAAAAAATAAATTCGGACTTGTTGCGGGAGATGTATCCTTTGGTGACAAAATGATCCAAAGGATAAGAGAATCTAATTTAAAATCACCCATCTATATTCTAGGTAAATCTGGAGAATTTCATTATAGTAACACAAAACTTTCGTTATTGGGAAGTGAATACAGATTTCATAAAAAGGAAAAAAATCTTCCTTTTATCGAGGTGAGAACTGTTCATACAAACTTACTCGGTAATTTTAATGTTTTTAATACGGCTTTTGCAATGTCCATTGCATACGAACTTGGGTTTCCCTGGGATGATGTGGTAAAAGCAGTGGAAACAATTCCTACAGTTCCTGGACGTTTTCATGTAGTTCCATTTCCTGACAAATCTCGCATTGCGGTGGTTGATTATGCTCATACACCAGATGCTTTGGAGAATATCTTAAAGAGTTGTGTTGAAATTCGACCAAAACAACTCATATGTTTGTTTGGATGTGGTGGTGATCGTGACCGAACAAAACGTCCGCAAATGGCTAAAATTGCCGAAACTCTAGCTGATTATGTGATATTAACATCTGACAACCCAAGAACCGAAAATCCTGAAATGATTCTCGATGAAATTGAAGCAGGTTTTTCTCGTGGTTTCAAACGGTATGAAAAAATTACAGACCGAAGCCTTGCCATTAAACGAGCTGTTTCCTTTTTAGAAAAGGATGGAATTTTGGTAGTGGCAGGAAAAGGTCACGAAACATACCAAATCCTTGGAAAAGAGAAAATTAAGTTCGTTGATTTTGAAGAAATAGAAAGTGCATTTTTAAATTTAAACACCTAA